In Sulfuracidifex metallicus DSM 6482 = JCM 9184, a single window of DNA contains:
- a CDS encoding ParB N-terminal domain-containing protein: MNFTREGVTRIEADKLLRHEDINYQNFERSLQEILKSKKVSPIIVDSKTLLVIDGHHRLAALRSLGYRRIPVMLVDYDSPTVKVYGWRRYFSPELLAKTIIKNFQSEGKFCAEYEKIRICEDNLYSLYWKLDSLENYLSSIGFCVQKNQEHGLKPPILTKEYVLEIAKKGLLFPPKSTRHTYDFIIPKYLISVECL; encoded by the coding sequence GTGAATTTTACAAGAGAAGGGGTAACTAGGATTGAGGCAGACAAGTTACTTAGACATGAGGATATAAACTATCAAAATTTTGAAAGATCTCTTCAGGAAATATTAAAATCTAAAAAGGTTTCTCCTATTATTGTTGATTCTAAAACACTTTTAGTAATCGATGGGCACCATAGGCTAGCTGCACTTAGGTCCTTGGGTTACAGAAGGATACCCGTTATGTTAGTTGATTATGATAGTCCAACGGTTAAAGTATATGGCTGGAGAAGATATTTTTCTCCTGAGTTATTAGCTAAAACCATAATAAAAAATTTTCAATCTGAAGGGAAGTTCTGTGCTGAATATGAAAAAATAAGAATTTGCGAAGATAATCTCTATTCACTTTATTGGAAACTGGATTCTCTGGAAAACTATCTAAGTAGCATAGGCTTCTGCGTCCAGAAAAATCAAGAACATGGACTTAAGCCTCCTATATTAACTAAAGAGTATGTTTTAGAGATAGCCAAGAAAGGACTACTTTTTCCTCCTAAGAGCACGAGGCACACATATGACTTTATTATTCCCAAATATTTAATCTCTGTTGAATGCCTTTAA
- the nth gene encoding endonuclease III, with translation MDNCSGAEIFNKLNSYYSDIKPQEFVAYDVWLKTHDPFKVLVATILSQNTTDRSTYKSYVTLEKRVGISAESLSIADSQVVSECIRFSGLNKSKASRLIEISRILISTYNGNLWCVLNKPLDEAKKILMSLPGVGCKTADVVLLTCRNYLTFPVDTHIRRIAARLGVSKEKDPYEEVSSKLKLFFKDCDFLRAHHLLITHGRRTCKSNKPLCSMCPINYCCEFYKRRGN, from the coding sequence ATGGATAATTGTTCTGGTGCTGAGATATTTAACAAGTTGAACTCTTATTATTCTGATATCAAACCTCAAGAGTTCGTAGCATATGATGTTTGGTTAAAGACTCATGACCCTTTCAAGGTTTTAGTGGCCACAATATTATCTCAAAATACCACAGATAGGTCCACATATAAGTCATATGTCACTTTAGAGAAAAGGGTAGGCATCAGTGCAGAGAGCCTATCTATAGCAGACTCTCAGGTAGTATCAGAATGTATAAGGTTTTCAGGACTAAATAAATCTAAAGCAAGTCGTTTAATAGAAATTTCTAGAATACTTATTTCCACGTACAATGGTAATCTCTGGTGTGTCTTAAATAAACCCTTAGATGAGGCAAAGAAAATTCTCATGTCGTTACCTGGAGTAGGTTGTAAAACTGCCGACGTAGTACTTTTGACTTGTAGAAATTATCTTACCTTTCCTGTTGATACACATATTAGAAGAATAGCAGCTAGGTTAGGAGTATCGAAAGAGAAAGATCCATATGAGGAAGTCTCATCAAAGTTAAAGCTTTTCTTTAAAGATTGTGACTTTCTAAGGGCTCATCACCTTCTAATAACTCACGGAAGAAGGACATGTAAGTCAAATAAACCTTTATGTTCTATGTGTCCTATTAATTATTGCTGTGAATTTTACAAGAGAAGGGGTAACTAG
- a CDS encoding type II/IV secretion system ATPase subunit codes for MGSLLSYKVLDVEVEIEDDQIPRYIVKEPNLTPTEARILDELMRKFYVDSKVTNMQDILSILSDYDNLSQESYDKILYYIKKKFLYGPLTVPILDPDVEEIECRGFGQPLTVVHRKINKFPRIYTNITFKSEEDVINVIELLANKSDKSVNLARPFLEFALPEGHRVASTISKEISLPGSTFDIRKFPFSPISSISLMKNNVFSKLFLSYIWFLLEFKPFIMIIGPTGTGKTTFLNSLLGMVNPLSKVITIEDTPEINLAKDNWVRLFSRTSINSSFDVSLFELSKLALRYRPDYLVIGEVRGREIEALVHASASGHGSLATFHAGTPNEAVTRISSLLTPEMAKLFLQNLWGLAVLGVRKGKDNINNRVLVSFYEAFTEKRKVKFKKVFTWKADKGLIPSSIEDLISSSYRLSFIRRTFGYSNQDVRGELEKRLKFLEELENSNISSSSEVSASVRKFYLGDWNA; via the coding sequence ATGGGCTCTCTTCTTAGCTATAAGGTACTTGATGTAGAAGTTGAGATAGAGGACGATCAAATCCCTAGATATATAGTTAAAGAGCCGAATTTGACTCCTACGGAGGCTAGAATTCTTGACGAGCTTATGAGGAAATTTTATGTGGATTCCAAGGTCACTAACATGCAGGACATATTATCTATTTTATCGGATTACGATAATTTAAGTCAAGAAAGTTATGATAAAATATTATACTATATTAAAAAGAAATTTTTGTACGGCCCGCTTACTGTACCTATTCTGGATCCTGATGTAGAAGAAATAGAGTGTAGGGGATTTGGGCAGCCTTTAACAGTAGTTCATAGAAAAATTAATAAATTTCCTAGAATTTATACTAATATTACTTTTAAATCTGAAGAGGATGTAATAAATGTCATAGAGCTACTTGCAAATAAATCCGATAAGTCAGTTAATCTTGCTAGGCCATTCTTAGAATTTGCTCTACCAGAAGGACATAGAGTAGCATCAACTATATCTAAGGAAATAAGTCTCCCTGGATCTACCTTTGATATAAGGAAGTTTCCCTTTTCACCGATTAGTTCCATATCTTTAATGAAAAATAATGTATTTTCTAAATTATTTTTATCTTATATATGGTTTTTATTGGAGTTTAAACCTTTTATAATGATCATTGGACCAACTGGTACTGGAAAAACAACCTTTCTTAACTCGTTACTTGGCATGGTTAATCCATTATCTAAGGTAATTACAATTGAGGATACGCCAGAAATCAACTTGGCTAAGGATAATTGGGTAAGGTTATTTAGCAGAACTAGTATAAACTCCAGCTTTGATGTATCACTTTTCGAACTATCCAAGTTGGCCTTACGTTATAGGCCAGATTATTTAGTAATAGGCGAGGTTCGAGGTAGGGAGATAGAGGCACTAGTTCACGCTTCAGCATCTGGGCATGGGTCTTTAGCTACATTTCATGCTGGTACCCCGAACGAGGCAGTAACTAGAATCTCTAGTTTACTTACTCCAGAGATGGCAAAGCTATTCCTGCAAAATCTCTGGGGATTAGCTGTCCTAGGAGTTAGAAAGGGGAAGGATAATATAAATAATAGAGTTTTAGTCTCATTTTATGAGGCTTTTACAGAAAAGAGGAAAGTGAAGTTCAAGAAAGTTTTCACGTGGAAGGCTGACAAAGGATTAATTCCTAGCTCAATAGAAGATTTAATCAGTTCGTCCTATAGGCTAAGCTTTATAAGAAGGACGTTTGGTTATTCAAACCAAGATGTAAGGGGAGAATTGGAAAAGAGACTGAAATTTCTTGAAGAATTAGAGAATTCCAATATCTCTTCCTCATCTGAAGTATCAGCGTCTGTAAGAAAGTTCTATTTAGGTGATTGGAATGCTTGA
- a CDS encoding RsmB/NOP family class I SAM-dependent RNA methyltransferase, producing the protein MSGWEKRFLKSFLFYAENGYPFQVSIKKAKEDIKLKKVDWNELEKEARSFLLSYFSLKGRKRTEKVDYWLKNKDHLQPFLPEWMEEELRRYIDIKCLLNSLKKRNLWIRVNTLKISYEKAEKELEEHGVLIEQDKDFPYLYKVIETKVNVSSLPLVKNLEVIIQDKASVAVVEELGPEKGDFLVDLSSSPGNKLSLYAMLTENDFRAIAIDVEEDRIDKEKRFLIKAGVDLNKVSLIQQDSSNLGLSRFSKGWKAMLDAPCSSSGMIYNDPTIIFSLRDKTKVIFYSNLQKKIMQEVSQFKPDLMVYSVCSLFPEEGENITEEYSDFSVNLRRTFSSAYSPTLGSRSTRLFPHLDGTNGFYISKFQFRQ; encoded by the coding sequence TTGAGCGGATGGGAAAAAAGATTCCTAAAATCATTTCTATTTTATGCAGAAAATGGTTATCCATTTCAAGTGTCAATCAAGAAAGCCAAAGAAGATATAAAACTGAAGAAAGTCGATTGGAACGAATTAGAGAAGGAAGCTAGATCTTTTCTCCTATCATATTTTTCGTTAAAGGGCAGAAAAAGGACGGAAAAAGTAGACTATTGGCTTAAAAATAAAGATCATTTACAACCTTTCCTTCCCGAATGGATGGAAGAAGAGCTCAGGAGGTATATAGATATTAAATGCCTTCTTAATTCTCTTAAGAAAAGAAATTTATGGATAAGGGTAAATACTCTTAAAATTTCTTATGAAAAGGCAGAGAAGGAACTTGAAGAACATGGAGTTTTAATAGAACAAGATAAGGACTTTCCTTATTTATACAAAGTGATAGAGACCAAAGTTAATGTATCTTCCTTACCTTTAGTTAAAAACCTAGAAGTTATAATACAAGATAAGGCAAGCGTAGCTGTAGTGGAGGAATTGGGTCCGGAGAAAGGCGATTTCCTAGTAGATTTATCGTCTTCTCCAGGCAATAAACTATCATTATATGCAATGTTAACAGAAAACGATTTTCGAGCTATAGCTATAGATGTTGAGGAAGATAGAATTGATAAAGAGAAAAGGTTCCTTATAAAGGCTGGGGTAGATCTAAATAAAGTATCGTTAATTCAGCAGGACTCATCTAACTTGGGTTTATCAAGATTTTCAAAAGGTTGGAAGGCTATGCTTGACGCTCCTTGTTCATCTTCAGGCATGATTTATAACGATCCAACAATTATCTTTTCATTAAGAGATAAGACTAAAGTAATATTTTATTCTAATTTACAGAAAAAAATTATGCAGGAAGTTTCCCAATTTAAGCCAGATTTAATGGTATATTCAGTCTGTTCTCTGTTTCCTGAAGAGGGAGAGAATATAACGGAAGAATATTCAGATTTCTCTGTAAATTTAAGGAGGACGTTTTCATCGGCATATTCGCCTACTCTAGGATCTAGATCTACCAGACTTTTTCCACATTTGGACGGAACTAATGGTTTTTATATTTCTAAATTTCAGTTTAGGCAGTAA
- a CDS encoding pyridine nucleotide-disulfide oxidoreductase, producing the protein MKVLILGSGYAGLNAYYNLSSSFDKELVSESNEFIFYTAYFRHLMNKTNYISKISFINQKKVKEIDLKRREVKFTDNSTESPDLLIIALGCDKSKTTSKINETFSASEISLGSESWRDEMVSIQLAFYLKRMGKKVSYYGDLLRWAGEKTSDLVKKELENAGITIAEKAETIIPECRQWESIGEFNYSRNFEISKGVYAIGDIIKGWPRVGELAMRSGVFLGRYLSGKEKGDFIPILINILDTGRGKAIHIRSDKPWGGKYESVKVSRVRSIMKRFIEKHYVSKKGNMGFLYKL; encoded by the coding sequence ATGAAAGTTCTGATTCTCGGTTCAGGTTATGCAGGATTAAATGCTTATTATAACCTTAGCAGCAGTTTCGATAAGGAACTCGTATCAGAATCTAATGAATTCATTTTCTACACTGCATATTTTAGACATTTAATGAATAAAACAAACTATATTTCTAAAATATCCTTTATAAATCAAAAAAAAGTTAAAGAGATAGATTTGAAGAGAAGAGAAGTAAAATTTACAGATAACTCTACCGAAAGTCCTGACCTATTAATAATAGCCTTGGGCTGCGATAAGAGCAAAACTACATCTAAAATAAATGAGACTTTCTCTGCTAGCGAAATATCGCTAGGTTCGGAATCATGGAGAGACGAAATGGTATCTATACAACTTGCGTTCTATCTGAAGAGAATGGGTAAAAAGGTCAGCTATTATGGCGACTTACTCAGATGGGCAGGAGAAAAAACTAGTGACTTAGTAAAAAAAGAGCTGGAAAACGCTGGAATAACAATTGCTGAAAAAGCTGAAACTATAATACCTGAATGCAGACAATGGGAAAGCATAGGAGAATTTAATTATTCTAGGAATTTCGAAATAAGTAAGGGAGTTTATGCGATAGGCGATATAATAAAAGGTTGGCCTAGAGTCGGCGAGTTAGCAATGAGGAGCGGTGTATTTCTAGGACGTTATCTGAGCGGAAAAGAAAAAGGAGACTTTATACCAATTCTAATTAACATTTTGGATACCGGCAGAGGAAAGGCTATACATATTAGGAGCGATAAGCCTTGGGGAGGAAAGTATGAATCTGTAAAAGTATCTAGAGTTAGATCAATAATGAAAAGATTTATAGAAAAACATTATGTCAGCAAAAAGGGAAATATGGGATTTCTTTATAAACTTTAG
- a CDS encoding 4-hydroxybenzoate octaprenyltransferase: MNWDPGGASQNTSKLYVLMRFLRIEQTLFSLPMAYLGAFVVLRKVPSISVLILIFSALFFLRIAGMTNDNLADREIDSRNPRTRTRPLVTGVITVRDAKLLIIVGLAGFFISAYLVNIWAFLLSPFVALIVMTYPYMKRFTAFANYHLASIQGIAVFSGAVAALGLVYNSLLTILYYVPWLFVISTVFWALGFDLYNHIPDAEFDKQMNLHSFAVMLGPKALKFAGLNQIGSVTLAFLADYLYNLGPIGFVSTILHGAIMAYAYYLASRGDFGRAFYYNIYSSIVLGLGVDIDIALGIPFT, translated from the coding sequence GTGAATTGGGATCCTGGTGGGGCTTCGCAGAATACAAGTAAGCTTTATGTTTTGATGAGATTTTTAAGGATAGAGCAGACTCTATTTAGCCTTCCAATGGCTTACTTAGGAGCTTTTGTGGTATTGAGAAAGGTTCCTTCAATATCGGTACTGATATTGATTTTCTCCGCCTTATTCTTTCTTAGAATAGCAGGAATGACAAATGACAATCTAGCAGATAGAGAAATTGATTCTAGAAATCCTAGGACGAGAACAAGACCATTGGTAACAGGAGTAATAACAGTCAGGGATGCTAAGTTATTAATAATCGTAGGTCTTGCTGGTTTCTTTATATCAGCATATCTAGTAAATATATGGGCGTTTTTATTATCACCTTTTGTTGCTCTTATTGTTATGACATACCCTTATATGAAAAGATTTACGGCGTTTGCCAACTACCATTTAGCCTCTATTCAAGGCATCGCAGTCTTTAGCGGCGCGGTCGCAGCACTTGGGTTAGTTTATAATTCTCTACTTACTATACTTTACTATGTTCCTTGGCTTTTTGTTATTTCAACAGTATTTTGGGCTCTAGGTTTCGATCTATATAATCACATTCCTGATGCTGAGTTTGACAAGCAAATGAACCTTCATAGTTTTGCAGTTATGTTAGGTCCTAAGGCTCTGAAGTTTGCAGGCTTAAATCAGATAGGCTCGGTCACGTTAGCTTTTTTAGCGGATTATTTGTATAATTTAGGTCCTATAGGTTTCGTATCTACTATACTTCACGGAGCTATCATGGCTTATGCTTACTATTTAGCTTCTAGAGGAGATTTCGGAAGAGCTTTCTATTACAACATATATTCTTCTATAGTTTTAGGGCTAGGGGTGGACATAGACATAGCATTAGGAATACCGTTTACATAA
- the cimA gene encoding citramalate synthase, with protein MFKKSTVEVLDTTLRDGSQTANIGFTLKDKIRIALELDQLGVDYIEGGWPGSNPKDKEFFSMIKKVSLSKSRIAAFGSTRRKDISAKGDVSLNSIIDSDVEVAVLFGKSWDLHVKDVIKSTLEENLEIVYDSIYYLKSHGLSVIFDAEHFYQGYIENSEYATKVIKTAQDAGADVIVLADTNGGTTPYEVFEITKSVSEQISVRLGVHMHNDIGCGVANSILAIKAGATHVQGTINGIGERTGNADLIQIIPTVFYKMGMNILNGEKSMVKLKEISRLVYELAGINPNPYQPYVGDNAFTHKAGVHVDAVMKIPRAYEHINPQMVGNRRKFVISEVSGTSNLVSYLKELGIELDKKDPRLKTALEMIKEKENTGYSFDIAPSSAVLIVFKALGIYQPFIKLDYWKVIGESSGLSIAVVKVNSELEVAEGVGPVHALDKAIRSALTKVYPEVSSIKLTDYRVILPGEVKNTESLVRVTIEFSDGTMVWKTEGVSTNVIEASVLALIDGLDYYLQVNKKIKGALSSLEV; from the coding sequence GTGTTCAAGAAATCCACTGTTGAGGTATTAGATACAACATTAAGAGATGGTTCTCAAACTGCTAATATAGGTTTTACTTTAAAAGATAAGATCAGAATTGCCTTAGAGTTAGATCAATTAGGTGTAGATTATATAGAGGGTGGTTGGCCTGGTTCAAATCCGAAGGATAAAGAATTCTTTTCAATGATAAAGAAAGTATCATTATCCAAGTCGAGGATAGCTGCATTTGGCAGCACTAGGAGGAAAGACATAAGTGCTAAGGGAGATGTTTCCTTGAATTCTATAATAGATTCTGACGTAGAGGTAGCAGTTCTATTCGGGAAATCATGGGATTTACATGTAAAAGATGTCATAAAATCGACTTTAGAAGAAAACTTAGAGATAGTATATGATAGTATATATTATCTAAAGAGTCATGGGTTATCCGTTATATTTGATGCTGAACATTTCTATCAAGGTTATATAGAGAATAGCGAATATGCTACAAAGGTTATAAAAACAGCTCAAGATGCTGGAGCAGATGTTATAGTTTTGGCAGATACTAACGGAGGTACGACGCCTTACGAAGTCTTTGAAATTACAAAGTCTGTATCAGAACAAATATCAGTAAGACTAGGTGTACATATGCATAATGATATAGGATGTGGAGTTGCTAATTCAATTCTTGCAATAAAGGCCGGTGCCACTCACGTTCAAGGAACAATTAATGGGATAGGAGAGAGGACAGGGAATGCCGATTTAATTCAAATTATACCTACAGTATTCTATAAAATGGGAATGAATATATTAAACGGAGAGAAAAGCATGGTTAAATTAAAGGAGATATCTAGGCTTGTCTATGAGTTAGCCGGTATAAATCCTAATCCGTATCAGCCTTATGTAGGCGATAATGCCTTTACACACAAGGCAGGTGTACACGTGGATGCTGTTATGAAAATACCTAGAGCGTACGAACATATAAATCCACAGATGGTAGGAAATAGAAGGAAGTTTGTAATATCTGAAGTATCAGGAACTTCTAACTTAGTTTCATACTTGAAGGAATTAGGGATAGAACTAGATAAAAAGGATCCTAGGCTTAAAACAGCGTTAGAAATGATAAAGGAAAAGGAAAATACAGGATATAGTTTCGATATAGCTCCATCCTCCGCAGTACTGATAGTATTTAAGGCTCTAGGCATTTACCAACCTTTTATTAAGCTTGATTATTGGAAGGTTATAGGAGAAAGTAGTGGTTTGTCTATAGCCGTAGTAAAGGTTAACTCGGAGTTAGAAGTAGCCGAGGGTGTCGGTCCAGTTCACGCTTTAGACAAAGCTATCCGTTCAGCCTTAACTAAAGTTTACCCTGAGGTAAGTTCAATAAAACTTACTGATTACAGAGTAATACTACCTGGTGAAGTTAAAAACACGGAGAGCCTTGTTAGAGTTACTATAGAGTTCTCAGATGGCACAATGGTATGGAAGACTGAAGGTGTGTCCACTAACGTAATAGAAGCTTCTGTTTTAGCGTTAATAGATGGATTAGACTATTACCTTCAAGTTAATAAGAAAATAAAAGGAGCCCTCTCCTCTTTAGAAGTGTGA
- a CDS encoding ABC transporter substrate-binding protein, translating to MARKVYNPLLDDYIELNHVFNSIISLDPGTTETIFMLGLGHLIKATDAFSYRPAEAKKLIKIGSYTHVNKELLDKLNPDIIFTSYGAQKELAKRLWKDGYPVYPIPVPLSVNSILDNVIIIGNVLAQFSRASSLHKELLNYVFRYRSTVPPLKVYIEFDLGGPITIGFPSHINHALEILGARNIFSDSSDSYPIPDDNGLLIKDPDIIIYEPKRLTDYEKERFRRNLINRGLERLLKKKIIFTAGDFLAHVGPSFISGVIPWLSSSLSQGKEEENPSNNGYNNS from the coding sequence ATGGCAAGGAAAGTATATAACCCTCTATTGGATGACTATATAGAGTTAAATCATGTTTTCAATTCTATAATTAGTTTAGATCCAGGCACAACAGAAACCATTTTCATGTTAGGTCTAGGTCATCTAATTAAGGCAACAGATGCCTTCAGCTATAGACCAGCTGAGGCTAAAAAACTAATTAAAATAGGGAGCTATACACATGTCAATAAAGAGCTTTTAGATAAACTAAATCCAGATATAATATTTACTTCCTATGGAGCTCAAAAAGAATTAGCTAAAAGGTTATGGAAGGATGGATATCCAGTTTATCCAATTCCTGTTCCATTGAGCGTGAATTCTATCTTAGATAACGTAATTATAATAGGGAACGTTTTAGCTCAATTTTCGCGTGCATCGTCTCTTCATAAGGAACTTCTAAATTATGTGTTTAGGTATAGATCTACAGTTCCCCCTCTAAAGGTCTATATCGAATTCGATCTAGGAGGTCCAATTACAATTGGTTTTCCTTCTCATATCAATCATGCGCTTGAAATATTAGGCGCAAGAAATATATTTTCAGATTCAAGCGATTCATACCCAATTCCGGATGATAATGGACTTCTTATCAAGGATCCAGATATAATTATCTATGAACCTAAGAGATTAACAGATTATGAAAAAGAGAGATTCAGAAGAAACCTAATAAATAGAGGTTTAGAAAGGCTTCTAAAGAAAAAAATAATATTCACGGCTGGTGATTTTTTAGCACATGTAGGACCTAGCTTTATATCTGGAGTTATACCTTGGCTTTCAAGCTCTCTTTCTCAAGGAAAAGAGGAAGAGAATCCCTCCAATAATGGCTATAACAATTCCTAG
- a CDS encoding A24 family peptidase C-terminal domain-containing protein yields MLIHTSYLDIKYREVNPKIWLIYSPLILFFFINFQRLNLFLFFYSYIISSILIFIFYYFSLLGGADLFLLLILNLANAHVRSLLGDSYFINSGMEPLIVIIYSLIPIVIVGLGNLLFNLHKTPKDLSLKTRTTLAFSGRQMTIKEFLNSKFVFPLTEIDQNGSRQVRLSFSIEEDDSEWRKRYEKLLKEGLVREDEKIWVAWGVPVIPFILLGYSLLIIFGFPSFI; encoded by the coding sequence ATGTTGATTCATACTTCATATCTTGACATAAAGTATAGGGAAGTGAATCCGAAAATATGGTTAATCTATTCTCCTCTAATATTATTTTTCTTTATTAATTTTCAAAGACTAAATTTGTTTCTATTTTTCTATTCATACATAATAAGCTCAATTCTAATATTCATTTTTTATTATTTTTCTTTATTAGGAGGTGCAGATTTATTTTTATTGTTAATCCTAAACTTAGCTAACGCTCATGTAAGGTCTTTGTTGGGAGATAGTTACTTCATTAATTCAGGCATGGAACCATTAATTGTAATTATTTATTCTTTGATACCAATTGTTATAGTAGGTCTTGGTAACCTTTTATTTAACTTACATAAGACTCCCAAGGATCTAAGTCTTAAGACTAGGACGACCTTGGCGTTTTCAGGTAGACAGATGACTATAAAGGAATTTCTTAATTCTAAATTTGTTTTTCCACTGACAGAGATAGATCAAAACGGGTCTAGACAAGTGAGGCTTTCTTTTTCTATAGAAGAAGACGACTCAGAGTGGAGAAAAAGATATGAGAAATTGCTCAAAGAAGGTCTAGTAAGAGAAGATGAGAAAATTTGGGTAGCATGGGGAGTTCCAGTTATACCTTTTATCCTTTTAGGATATTCCTTACTTATTATTTTTGGATTTCCTTCCTTTATTTAA